Proteins encoded within one genomic window of Budorcas taxicolor isolate Tak-1 chromosome 12, Takin1.1, whole genome shotgun sequence:
- the VPS36 gene encoding vacuolar protein-sorting-associated protein 36 — MDRFVWTSGLLEINETLVIQQRGVRIYDGEEKIKFDPGTLLLSTHRLIWRDQKNHECCMAIPLSQIVFIEEQAAGIGKSAKIVVHLHPAASNKEPGPFQSSKNSYIKLSFKEHGQIEFYRRLSEEMTQRRWENMPVSQSLQANRGPQPGRIRAVGIVGIERKLEEKRKETDKNISEAFEDLSKLMVKAKEMVELSKSIANKIKDKQGDITEDETIRFKSYLLSMGIANPVTRETYGSGTQYHMQLAKQLAGILQAPLEERGGIMSLTEVYCLVNRARGMELLSPEDLVNACKMLEALKLPLRLRVFDSGVMVIELQSHKEEEMVASALETVSEKGSLTSEEFAKLVGMSVLLAKERLLLAEKMGHLCRDDSVEGLRFYPNLFMTQS, encoded by the exons ATGGACCGCTTCGTGTGGACCAGCGGCCTCCTGGAGATCAACGAGACGCTGGTGATCCAGCAGCGGGGGGTGCGCATCTACGACGGCGAGGAGAAG ATAAAATTTGATCCCGGGACCCTCCTTCTTAGTACGCACCGTCTAATTTGGAGAGATCAGAAGAATCAT GAATGCTGCATGGCCATTCCTCTTTCCCAAATCGTGTTCATTGAAGAACAGGCAGCTGGAATTGGAAAAAG TGCGAAAATAGTGGTTCATCTTCACCCAGCTGCTTCTAACAAAGAACCTGGCCCGTTCCAGAGCAGTAAGAACTCCTACATCAAGCTCTCCTTCAAGGAACATGGCCAGATTGAG TTTTACAGGCGTCTATCAGAGGAGATGACACAGCGAAGATGGGAGAATATGCCAGTTTCCCAGTCATTACAAGCAAATCGAGGACCCCAG ccaGGAAGAATAAGGGCTGTAGGAATCGTAGGTATTGAaaggaaactggaagaaaaaagaaaagaaactgacaaaAACATTTCTGAG GCCTTTGAAGACCTCAGCAAGCTAATGGTCAAG GCTAAGGAAATGGTGGAGTTATCAAAGTCCATCGCTAATAAGATCAAAGACAAGCAAGGTGACATCACAGAAGATGAG ACCATCAGGTTTAAATCCTATTTGCTGAGCATGGGGATAGCTAAcccagttaccagggaaacctatGGCTCCGGCACACAGTACCACATGCAGCTGGCCAAGCAGCTGGCTGGAATACTGCAGGCACCTTTGGAg GAACGAGGGGGGATAATGTCGCTTACGGAGGTGTACTGTTTAGTAAACCGAGCTCGAGGAATGGAA TTGCTTTCACCAGAAGATTTAGTAAATGCGTGCAAGATGCTGGAAGCGCTGAAATTACCTCTGAG ACTCCGTGTGTTTGACAGCGGCGTCATGGTCATTGAACTGCAGTCCcacaaggaggaggaaatggtggcCTCAGCCTTGGAGACG GTTTCAGAGAAGGGATCGTTAACATCAGAAGAGTTTGCTAAGCTCGTGGGAATGTCTGTCCTTCTGGCTAAAGAGAG GTTGCTTCTTGCCGAGAAGATGGGCCATCTTTGCCGAGATGATTCAGTGGAAGGCTTGCGGTTTTACCCAAATTTATTTATGACACAGAGCTAA